The Dehalogenimonas sp. THU2 DNA segment CATCCAGTTCGGTGAAGCGATCGTCGGCCGGCTGCCGATACTGCGCCAGATCTACAACGCCGCCAAGCAGGCCATGAACAGTATCTCAGGGGCCAGCAGGGCCAAGGCGGCCTTCCGCGAAGTGGTGCTGGTGGAATTCCCGCGGAAAGGCATCCGGGCGGTGGCTTTCATCACCAACGAGATCCAGGACGCCGACGGCCGGCAGCTTATCGCGATTTATATCCCGACGGCGCCGGTGCCGACATCAGGCTATTTTGCCCTGGTTACTGAGGAAGAGATCACCCGCACCAATATATCGGTGGACACGGCGATGAAGATGGTTATTTCCAGCGGCATCGCCTCGCCGCAGGAGCTGGACGCCCGTATCGGCGGGCGGGTACCGCTACGACCCGAATAACAACCCTAGAACCACCACCAGCACACCGATAGCCACAGAAATCCAGCCACCGGTCCGCAGCGACCCAGGTTCCGGCCTTACCGGATTGTGGGTCACAAACTCCCGGAGGTCCCGTTTCCCGGCAAGAGCGTTGTAATACCCCTTTTCCTCACGGGAACCGAACAGTAAAAGCACTACACCGACGACGATAAAAAAGGCGCCCAGGCCTAAAACTATCGCGTTGTCACCGGACATGGGGTTCCCCCTTTATTCCGTCGAGTTTGAATCTGTCCATATGCCGGAATTATAGATTGTTGCCGTAACGTTAGCAAGGAGTGGTACCGATTAATAACGAGAGGCGGCTCCCCGATCGGGGAGCCGCCTCTTTGAATCCTGATTGACGCCGGTTATTTGACTTGAACGGTGGCGCCGACGGCTTCCAGCTTCTCTTTGGCGCTGGCCGCCTCTTCCTTGCTGACCGCTTCTTTGACCGCTTTGGGGGCGGCTTCGACCAGATCCTTGGACTCTTTGAGGCCGAGGTTGGTCAGTTCGCGGACGACGCGGATGACGTTGATCTTGTTGGCGCCGATGTCCTTGAGGATAACATCGAATTCGGTCTGCTCTTCAACCGGAGCCGCCGGTTCAGCCGAGCCGCCGGCAGCGGGAGCCGCAGCCATCTGGACCGCCGCGCTGACGCCGAACTCTGCTTCGAGAGCCTTGACCAGCTCAGCCAGTTCCATCACATTCAGTGCCTTGATTTCCGTGATAATGTCGTTAACAGCCATGGTTTCTAATCCTCCGTTTTTATATCTCTATTTTATTTGGCTTCTTCTATTTGCTTGAGGCGTCCGTTCAAGACGGTTACCAGTCCCTGGATAGGCGCGTTGAGAGTGCCTACCAGCCGGTAGATGGGGGTCTGGATACCGCCCAGGACCTTGGAGATCAAGACCTTCTTGGGCGGCAGTTTGGACAGGGTGGTCACGTCTTCGGCGCTCAGGGGGCTGGATCCAAGAAATCCTCCGGCGACCGTCATCACCGATTTGGAGGTTACGATGTGCTCCAGAACCATTTTAGCCGGCGCAGCCACATCTTCACCGAAACCATACGCCATGGCGATGGGGCCGTCGAACACCGGAGCCAGCTTGTTTTTGCCCGCGCCGTTGGCGGCGTTCTTCACCAGGGTGTTCTTCACCACTTTATAACCGACCTGGGACTGGCGCAGCTTGGTGCGTAGTTTAGTCAGTTCCGCGGTGCTGACACCACGGTAATCCGTGATGATGGCCACGCTGGCTTCTGAAATGATCTTTTCCAATTCATCGATAGTCTGCTGTTTTTTGAGTCTTACTTTGGCATTGGGCATTCTCTACCTCCTCAGGTTAATAATAAAAAAAGTCCCTGCACGCGCAAGGACTTAAAAATGCGGACCATTCACAGATCCCTATCTTTTTCCTCGGCGGGCATTGCATTAAGTCCCGGAAACCGGGACACCGGCTGTCTTCGGATATTCTTTTGTAAAACGGTGTCAATCTTAACACTAATTGTCGCCCCCCGGCAAGGGCGGGCCGGCTACGATGCCGTCTAAACTCCGGCCAGGGCCATAACCGATCTCATATCCAGCTTGATGCCGGGACCCATGGTGGTACAAACGTAGGCGCTTTTGATGTACTGACCCTTGGCGCCCGGCGGCTTGGCGCGTACAATGGCGTCGACCAGAGAGGTCATGTTGCCGAGTATCTTGTCTTCCTCAAAGCTGGCCTTGCCCAGGATGACATGGATGATGGCGGTGCGGTCCAGTTTGAACTCTACGCGCCCCATGCGAGCTTCTTTGATGGTCTGCGGTAAATCCGACGCGGGCACGACGGTGCCAGCTTTGGGGTTAGGCATAAGACCTTTGCGGCCCAGCATCTTACCCAGCTTACCGACCTTGCCCATCATCTCGGGAGTGGCGATAGCCACATCGAAGTCCAGCCAGCCTTCGTTGATCTTGGCGATCAGGTCATCGGCGCCGACATAATCAGCTCCGGCGTCGCGGGCGATCTTTTCGGCGTCGCCCTGGGCGAACACCAGAACCCGTACCTGCTTACCCAGACCGTGCGGCATCAGGGCTACGCCACGGACGACCTGGGCGGAGTTGCGGGGATCGAGCCCCATCTTGAGAT contains these protein-coding regions:
- a CDS encoding DUF502 domain-containing protein yields the protein MATDSGKNPITDEPDKDESQPWLVRNVRRNFLTGLLVTVPAALVVIALLWFFTTIDSVLQPFIQFFFGEPITGLGFAITLVLIYLAGILASNIVGKRLIQFGEAIVGRLPILRQIYNAAKQAMNSISGASRAKAAFREVVLVEFPRKGIRAVAFITNEIQDADGRQLIAIYIPTAPVPTSGYFALVTEEEITRTNISVDTAMKMVISSGIASPQELDARIGGRVPLRPE
- the rplL gene encoding 50S ribosomal protein L7/L12, which produces MAVNDIITEIKALNVMELAELVKALEAEFGVSAAVQMAAAPAAGGSAEPAAPVEEQTEFDVILKDIGANKINVIRVVRELTNLGLKESKDLVEAAPKAVKEAVSKEEAASAKEKLEAVGATVQVK
- the rplJ gene encoding 50S ribosomal protein L10, with product MPNAKVRLKKQQTIDELEKIISEASVAIITDYRGVSTAELTKLRTKLRQSQVGYKVVKNTLVKNAANGAGKNKLAPVFDGPIAMAYGFGEDVAAPAKMVLEHIVTSKSVMTVAGGFLGSSPLSAEDVTTLSKLPPKKVLISKVLGGIQTPIYRLVGTLNAPIQGLVTVLNGRLKQIEEAK
- the rplA gene encoding 50S ribosomal protein L1, producing MADHGKRFEAVEKLVESGKDYAPAEAISLARKAATCKFDETFEMHLKMGLDPRNSAQVVRGVALMPHGLGKQVRVLVFAQGDAEKIARDAGADYVGADDLIAKINEGWLDFDVAIATPEMMGKVGKLGKMLGRKGLMPNPKAGTVVPASDLPQTIKEARMGRVEFKLDRTAIIHVILGKASFEEDKILGNMTSLVDAIVRAKPPGAKGQYIKSAYVCTTMGPGIKLDMRSVMALAGV